A stretch of the Heterodontus francisci isolate sHetFra1 chromosome 10, sHetFra1.hap1, whole genome shotgun sequence genome encodes the following:
- the LOC137374526 gene encoding immunoglobulin kappa light chain-like isoform X2, which produces MGAFRNIVLKLWLLVLGPAVGLEVIQSPSVLSLLRGQTARINCILIPGEERMDSVKYYWCRARDNPGIGCNETRKFLNQSSRVSVSMPRGSLVIREVIVDDSDTYHCLVLREKPRPWKSFTGEGTKLNIEAEPEVSLSADPENEVVAIQTLTCLAAGFFPRDLNMSWFVTGDVSYQTEPGSLIENSDSTYNLSSRLRITDIHWDQGTTVTCQVQHVTVVRSARKSFSHSGDSSIHGKNVDDQIMGKLKNESVNEGNVSFSSETLHYASVHVSNPVKKKQKQELKRPERDQASEYAVLKVKDKNNPFCEESVHCSAVSICPTSNRRQTANYTATT; this is translated from the exons ATGGGTGCATTTAGAAACATTGTTCTCAAACTCTGGCTCCTTGTCTTAG GGCCTGCTGTCGGTCTGGAAGTGATCCAGTCTCCTTCAGTTCTGTCcctcctgagaggacagacagctcGGAtcaactgcatcctgatacccggaGAGGAGCGAATGGATTCGGTGAAATATTATTGGTGTAGGGCAAGAGACAATCCTGGCATCGGATGCAACGAAACCAGGAAATTCCTCAATCAAAGCTCTCGCGTGTCTGTATCGATGCCTCGGGGTTCACTTGTCATTCGGGAGGTGATTGTGGACGATTCCGACACTTACCACTGCCTGGTCCTTAGAGAGAAGCCTCGGCCCTGGAAAAGCTTCACAGGAGAAGGAACAAAACTGAACATCGAAG CGGAACCTGAAGTATCTCTCTCTGCGGATCCCGAGAATGAAGTTGTTGCCATTCAGACTCTGACTTGTTTGGCTGCGGGATTTTTCCCAAGAGATCTGAACATGTCTTGGTTTGTAACGGGAGATGTCTCCTATCAAACAGAACCGGGTTCCCTGATAGAAAACAGTGACAGCACTTACAACCTGAGCTCCCGGCTGCGGATTACAGACATTCACTGGGACCAGGGAACCACCGTCACCTGTCAGGTTCAACACGTTACAGTCGTCAGGTCAGCAAGGAAAAGTTTCAGTCACAGCGGAG ATTCATCGATCCATGGCAAAAATGTTGATGATCAAATAATGGGAAAATTGAAGAATGAATCAGTAAATGAA GGTAATGTTTCTTTCAGCAGTGAAACTCTGCATTATGCATCTGTTCATGTCAGCAATCCTGTAAAGAAGAAGCAAAAACAGGAATTGAAACGACCAGAGCGGGACCAAGCATCTGAATATGCTGTTCTAAAGGTCAAAGATAAAAATAATCCGTTCTGTGAAGAATCGGTACATTGCTCCGCTGTTAGCATTTGCCCCACATCAAATAGAAGGCAAACTGCTAACTACACTGCAACCACATGA
- the LOC137374526 gene encoding immunoglobulin kappa light chain-like isoform X1 yields the protein MGAFRNIVLKLWLLVLGPAVGLEVIQSPSVLSLLRGQTARINCILIPGEERMDSVKYYWCRARDNPGIGCNETRKFLNQSSRVSVSMPRGSLVIREVIVDDSDTYHCLVLREKPRPWKSFTGEGTKLNIEAEPEVSLSADPENEVVAIQTLTCLAAGFFPRDLNMSWFVTGDVSYQTEPGSLIENSDSTYNLSSRLRITDIHWDQGTTVTCQVQHVTVVRSARKSFSHSGGFSKYSYFSLLSLILIVPFCLWIIKSHCCKLKIEKDSSIHGKNVDDQIMGKLKNESVNEGNVSFSSETLHYASVHVSNPVKKKQKQELKRPERDQASEYAVLKVKDKNNPFCEESVHCSAVSICPTSNRRQTANYTATT from the exons ATGGGTGCATTTAGAAACATTGTTCTCAAACTCTGGCTCCTTGTCTTAG GGCCTGCTGTCGGTCTGGAAGTGATCCAGTCTCCTTCAGTTCTGTCcctcctgagaggacagacagctcGGAtcaactgcatcctgatacccggaGAGGAGCGAATGGATTCGGTGAAATATTATTGGTGTAGGGCAAGAGACAATCCTGGCATCGGATGCAACGAAACCAGGAAATTCCTCAATCAAAGCTCTCGCGTGTCTGTATCGATGCCTCGGGGTTCACTTGTCATTCGGGAGGTGATTGTGGACGATTCCGACACTTACCACTGCCTGGTCCTTAGAGAGAAGCCTCGGCCCTGGAAAAGCTTCACAGGAGAAGGAACAAAACTGAACATCGAAG CGGAACCTGAAGTATCTCTCTCTGCGGATCCCGAGAATGAAGTTGTTGCCATTCAGACTCTGACTTGTTTGGCTGCGGGATTTTTCCCAAGAGATCTGAACATGTCTTGGTTTGTAACGGGAGATGTCTCCTATCAAACAGAACCGGGTTCCCTGATAGAAAACAGTGACAGCACTTACAACCTGAGCTCCCGGCTGCGGATTACAGACATTCACTGGGACCAGGGAACCACCGTCACCTGTCAGGTTCAACACGTTACAGTCGTCAGGTCAGCAAGGAAAAGTTTCAGTCACAGCGGAG GCTTTTCCAAGTACTCTTACTTCAGCCTGCTGAGTCTTATCCTTATTGTACCATTTTGTCTTTGGATCATCAAGAGTCATTGCTGTAAACTGAAGATTGAGAAAG ATTCATCGATCCATGGCAAAAATGTTGATGATCAAATAATGGGAAAATTGAAGAATGAATCAGTAAATGAA GGTAATGTTTCTTTCAGCAGTGAAACTCTGCATTATGCATCTGTTCATGTCAGCAATCCTGTAAAGAAGAAGCAAAAACAGGAATTGAAACGACCAGAGCGGGACCAAGCATCTGAATATGCTGTTCTAAAGGTCAAAGATAAAAATAATCCGTTCTGTGAAGAATCGGTACATTGCTCCGCTGTTAGCATTTGCCCCACATCAAATAGAAGGCAAACTGCTAACTACACTGCAACCACATGA
- the LOC137374526 gene encoding uncharacterized protein isoform X3, whose translation MDSVKYYWCRARDNPGIGCNETRKFLNQSSRVSVSMPRGSLVIREVIVDDSDTYHCLVLREKPRPWKSFTGEGTKLNIEAEPEVSLSADPENEVVAIQTLTCLAAGFFPRDLNMSWFVTGDVSYQTEPGSLIENSDSTYNLSSRLRITDIHWDQGTTVTCQVQHVTVVRSARKSFSHSGGFSKYSYFSLLSLILIVPFCLWIIKSHCCKLKIEKDSSIHGKNVDDQIMGKLKNESVNEGNVSFSSETLHYASVHVSNPVKKKQKQELKRPERDQASEYAVLKVKDKNNPFCEESVHCSAVSICPTSNRRQTANYTATT comes from the exons ATGGATTCGGTGAAATATTATTGGTGTAGGGCAAGAGACAATCCTGGCATCGGATGCAACGAAACCAGGAAATTCCTCAATCAAAGCTCTCGCGTGTCTGTATCGATGCCTCGGGGTTCACTTGTCATTCGGGAGGTGATTGTGGACGATTCCGACACTTACCACTGCCTGGTCCTTAGAGAGAAGCCTCGGCCCTGGAAAAGCTTCACAGGAGAAGGAACAAAACTGAACATCGAAG CGGAACCTGAAGTATCTCTCTCTGCGGATCCCGAGAATGAAGTTGTTGCCATTCAGACTCTGACTTGTTTGGCTGCGGGATTTTTCCCAAGAGATCTGAACATGTCTTGGTTTGTAACGGGAGATGTCTCCTATCAAACAGAACCGGGTTCCCTGATAGAAAACAGTGACAGCACTTACAACCTGAGCTCCCGGCTGCGGATTACAGACATTCACTGGGACCAGGGAACCACCGTCACCTGTCAGGTTCAACACGTTACAGTCGTCAGGTCAGCAAGGAAAAGTTTCAGTCACAGCGGAG GCTTTTCCAAGTACTCTTACTTCAGCCTGCTGAGTCTTATCCTTATTGTACCATTTTGTCTTTGGATCATCAAGAGTCATTGCTGTAAACTGAAGATTGAGAAAG ATTCATCGATCCATGGCAAAAATGTTGATGATCAAATAATGGGAAAATTGAAGAATGAATCAGTAAATGAA GGTAATGTTTCTTTCAGCAGTGAAACTCTGCATTATGCATCTGTTCATGTCAGCAATCCTGTAAAGAAGAAGCAAAAACAGGAATTGAAACGACCAGAGCGGGACCAAGCATCTGAATATGCTGTTCTAAAGGTCAAAGATAAAAATAATCCGTTCTGTGAAGAATCGGTACATTGCTCCGCTGTTAGCATTTGCCCCACATCAAATAGAAGGCAAACTGCTAACTACACTGCAACCACATGA